The Andrena cerasifolii isolate SP2316 chromosome 15, iyAndCera1_principal, whole genome shotgun sequence genome includes a window with the following:
- the Xit gene encoding ALG6/ALG8 family glucosyltransferase xit isoform X1 has translation MTNTTSSRNVSESETKNSAKWNANKILLRVFVLITCLKVLLIPTYRSTDFEVHRNWLAITHSLPINEWYVNAKSQWTLDYPPLFGWFEYLLGHVAALVDPKMLDVENLNYASSGTIFFQRGSVIFLDLLFAYGVREVGKVFCSSFDSYAIFVVLSLCNMGLLIVDHVHFQYNGFLLGILLLAIANVSKTNEQVSILRGTLWFAVLLNLKHIYLYVAPVFVIWLLKSYCMNSGHLFKRLFMLGSIVAITLVASFGPFIHQLPQVMSRLFPFKRGLVHAYWAPNAWALYIGVDKIVSVALKQLGLLNGTKAAVMTGGLVQEQSFVTLPTPTPLVTFLLTLLSMSPALYCLFSRRNCDREPKQFVRCLVICALCSFMFGWHVHEKAILTAIIPLCVLAVTNKDDARVFLILSSAGHTALLPLLYPSNLTPLKILLLLTYILSSFIALSRKFEHCLLHFHEHMYVICLPVLTAYETIFHKLIFSNKLPFLPLALTSIYCAVGVSYALILHYHTFLRYHSSTADQRKKKE, from the exons ATGACGAATACCACGAGCAGCAGAAATGTTTCCGAGTCGGAAACGAAAAATTCCGCGAAATGGAACGCGAACAAAATACTGTTACGAGTTTTCGTACTCATCACGTGCCTCAAAGTGCTTCTAATCCCTACATA TCGTTCCACAGATTTCGAGGTGCACCGCAACTGGCTCGCCATAACGCACAGCTTACCGATCAACGAGTGGTACGTCAACGCCAAGTCACAATGGACGCTGGATTACCCACCTTTGTTCGGCTGGTTCGAATACCTCCTCGGTCACGTAGCTGCGCTCGTTGATCCCAAGATGCTGGACGTGGAGAATCTGAACTACGCATCGTCGGGTACTATTTTCTTTCAAAGGGGATCTGTGATATTCCTGGACTTGCTGTTCGCTTACGGCGTGAGAGA AGTCGGCAAAGTATTCTGCTCGTCTTTCGATAGCTACGCAATCTTCGTGGTTCTGTCCTTATGCAACATGGGATTGTTAATAGTGGATCACGTACATTTCCAATATAATGGATTCCTGCTTGGTATTTTGCTACTGGCTATCGCGAATGTCTCTAAAACGAACGAGCAG GTTTCCATTCTGCGAGGAACTCTGTGGTTCGCTGTATTGTTAAATTTGAAACACATTTATTTGTACGTGGCACCGGTCTTCGTCATCTGGCTGCTTAAATCGTACTGCATGAACAGTGGCCACCTGTTCAAACGTCTGTTTATGCTTGGAAGCATCGTAGCGATTACTTTGGTGGCATCGTTTGGCCCGTTTATTCATCAGCTACCTCAG GTGATGTCGAGACTGTTCCCATTTAAAAGAGGCTTGGTGCACGCGTACTGGGCTCCAAACGCTTGGGCGTTGTACATCGGAGTGGATAAAATAGTGTCTGTAGCTTTGAAGCAACTGGGTTTGCTGAACGGTACAAAGGCAGCAGTAATGACTGGCGGTTTGGTGCAGGAGCAGTCGTTCGTGACGTTGCCAACACCCACTCCGCttgtaacatttttattaactCTCCTCTCTATGTCG CCTGCGCTCTACTGTCTGTTTTCGAGACGAAACTGCGACAGAGAGCCTAAGCAGTTTGTACGATGCTTAGTTATCTGCGCTCTATGCTCGTTCATGTTTGGCTGGCACGTACACGAGAAAGCTATTTTAACTGCTATTATTCCACTATG TGTTCTGGCTGTGACGAACAAAGACGACGCGAGAGTCTTTCTGATTCTAAGCAGCGCTGGGCACACTGCTCTGCTGCCGCTGCTTTATCCGAGCAACTTAACTCCGCTGAAGATACTGTTACTTTTAACGTACATACTCTCGTCTTTCATAGCTCTATCGAGGAAGTTCGAGCACTGTTTGCTTCACTTCCACGAGCATATGTATGTCATCTGCCTGCCGGTTTTGACGGCGTACGAAACCATATTCCACAAGCTGATATTCAGCAATAAACTACCATTCCTGCCGCTAGCTCTTACTTCGATATATTGCGCCGTAGGAGTGAGTTATGCTCTGATCCTTCATTACCACACGTTCTTACGTTATCATAGCTCTACGGCTgaccaaagaaagaaaaaagaataa
- the Xit gene encoding ALG6/ALG8 family glucosyltransferase xit isoform X2 → MLDVENLNYASSGTIFFQRGSVIFLDLLFAYGVREVGKVFCSSFDSYAIFVVLSLCNMGLLIVDHVHFQYNGFLLGILLLAIANVSKTNEQVSILRGTLWFAVLLNLKHIYLYVAPVFVIWLLKSYCMNSGHLFKRLFMLGSIVAITLVASFGPFIHQLPQVMSRLFPFKRGLVHAYWAPNAWALYIGVDKIVSVALKQLGLLNGTKAAVMTGGLVQEQSFVTLPTPTPLVTFLLTLLSMSPALYCLFSRRNCDREPKQFVRCLVICALCSFMFGWHVHEKAILTAIIPLCVLAVTNKDDARVFLILSSAGHTALLPLLYPSNLTPLKILLLLTYILSSFIALSRKFEHCLLHFHEHMYVICLPVLTAYETIFHKLIFSNKLPFLPLALTSIYCAVGVSYALILHYHTFLRYHSSTADQRKKKE, encoded by the exons ATGCTGGACGTGGAGAATCTGAACTACGCATCGTCGGGTACTATTTTCTTTCAAAGGGGATCTGTGATATTCCTGGACTTGCTGTTCGCTTACGGCGTGAGAGA AGTCGGCAAAGTATTCTGCTCGTCTTTCGATAGCTACGCAATCTTCGTGGTTCTGTCCTTATGCAACATGGGATTGTTAATAGTGGATCACGTACATTTCCAATATAATGGATTCCTGCTTGGTATTTTGCTACTGGCTATCGCGAATGTCTCTAAAACGAACGAGCAG GTTTCCATTCTGCGAGGAACTCTGTGGTTCGCTGTATTGTTAAATTTGAAACACATTTATTTGTACGTGGCACCGGTCTTCGTCATCTGGCTGCTTAAATCGTACTGCATGAACAGTGGCCACCTGTTCAAACGTCTGTTTATGCTTGGAAGCATCGTAGCGATTACTTTGGTGGCATCGTTTGGCCCGTTTATTCATCAGCTACCTCAG GTGATGTCGAGACTGTTCCCATTTAAAAGAGGCTTGGTGCACGCGTACTGGGCTCCAAACGCTTGGGCGTTGTACATCGGAGTGGATAAAATAGTGTCTGTAGCTTTGAAGCAACTGGGTTTGCTGAACGGTACAAAGGCAGCAGTAATGACTGGCGGTTTGGTGCAGGAGCAGTCGTTCGTGACGTTGCCAACACCCACTCCGCttgtaacatttttattaactCTCCTCTCTATGTCG CCTGCGCTCTACTGTCTGTTTTCGAGACGAAACTGCGACAGAGAGCCTAAGCAGTTTGTACGATGCTTAGTTATCTGCGCTCTATGCTCGTTCATGTTTGGCTGGCACGTACACGAGAAAGCTATTTTAACTGCTATTATTCCACTATG TGTTCTGGCTGTGACGAACAAAGACGACGCGAGAGTCTTTCTGATTCTAAGCAGCGCTGGGCACACTGCTCTGCTGCCGCTGCTTTATCCGAGCAACTTAACTCCGCTGAAGATACTGTTACTTTTAACGTACATACTCTCGTCTTTCATAGCTCTATCGAGGAAGTTCGAGCACTGTTTGCTTCACTTCCACGAGCATATGTATGTCATCTGCCTGCCGGTTTTGACGGCGTACGAAACCATATTCCACAAGCTGATATTCAGCAATAAACTACCATTCCTGCCGCTAGCTCTTACTTCGATATATTGCGCCGTAGGAGTGAGTTATGCTCTGATCCTTCATTACCACACGTTCTTACGTTATCATAGCTCTACGGCTgaccaaagaaagaaaaaagaataa